The sequence AATTTAAGTACACATTCAATCTGTAACATGAGTGAAATACAATCCTAAGTTCTCACCGAATTTAGGGGTGTTTTGATACTTCTCTCGGGTATATATTAAGAGTCTCATGCTTCTATAAGAGTTTGACATCATTTGTTATGTCATGTGATATATCGGAGGTGTATCTAAGTTTAGTCAATCAAATAGAAGAATGTTACAACAGGTATCAGTAGTTCGAAGACAACTAATAATTTATGGTAAATTTAcgaattttttcaatattttgaaaatgcTCAAGTAGCTCTGTATCATCCCTCCGAACATAGAGGGGAGGTATATATGACCTCTTCattagcaaaaataaaattgttcaaCATTTTGTTTTTTAGGTTATGTTTTCACTGTTTGATTTGTTTGTCCAAAAATGTTCGAATTATTAATTTAAGGTAACGGACTTTTCTCTTTGAAATATGTCATTTCATATTGAGAATTTGAGATCATGTAAAGAGAAGTTTTtcatactaaaaaaatatagaaacatgGGCTTGCTAAATTAGGGGGGCCAATGAGCATGGGCCCATATTGttatgggaaaattgtatataatagcaaactaataacctaaaataattggagtagctagggtttgatttaattgtgctccatagcaaacgtttgctaaAAATTGTCAGgtgtctctctcccaaatatctcgctcgccgctctcctccaatctctcgctcgcttcctcactttttatacaaacacaagtgtataaaaattgtttctaattgtataaagtagagaaaattgtataaatacatatatttttgttcccctctctcccctcttccagatatcgctcgccaccctcgcctttctcacttatacaaacagaaccgaaatgtataaattgtgtttctgtttgtataaagcgtgagaaaattgtatatacacatgcaagtacatatattttcatcctatacacttataattatacaataaaaatactcagtttcttttgtctttctctctttctcattttatacaattatcaaattatatctaatttctctctttctcattttatataattcgattcaattgtatctttcttgtcaagtctcttttgtctttctctctttctcattttatNcagtttcttttgtctttctctctttctcattttatacaattatcaaattatatctaatttctctctttctcattttatacaattcgattcaattgtatctttcttgtcaagtctcttttgtctttctctctttctcattttatacaaattcaaattgtagaTAAtcattctatacacttataataatacaattcgtttatacacttcatttttatGTAGTTCTCTGCctaagtgtgtttctctttcttgttttatacactttgttttatacaatttacttcaactgtatatgtatagcaaattatacagttCTATATTTGTtgtggagcgcaattatgcaaactttgctatagcatacaaatataaattttttatttgctatatgaaAGTTGCCCTATTGTTATCTTATCGAATATTGATTCATGGGCTAGTGACTAATGATCATGAAAAAATGAAGGGGATTGAATATCTTAAGTTTATAGTTTCTACTGCTTTCTACTAAAGACTTGACCATTTAGGTGTCCTAGTGAGACGTTACTCAAAGTTTCGTACTTCTAGtaagaaggaaaaatattatGGGCCACTAATATTAAAGTACGAATGGCTGTGTTTGGTTTgatatcaaaatatcaaatatgtgGCACATAACGAACGCAGAATGTTTAatgtagtaaaaaaaaatttattataactGAGCCAAATAATTGTATTTCAAAACATACTCAGTACTTCTATTTTTTGAGTTGGAACAAATATAAACTGccggtaatttttttttttaccatatgGAGCTTATCCAAGAACAACAGCATGATAGTATGATTCTTGgcaacaataaaatatttagattcCTTGTGACATTTCTCGAAtgtaaaataatgtaaattttttatgatgtattttgATTGTCGGAATTGTTATAATACTCAATAATTcgtatttaatatattataaaagtatttatttattaataattttctcaaaCATGGAATAATTCCAGCTTTCTTGAAAAATGTTTGATCTTAAATATATCGATTTCATACTTCTAGTTGATCTTAAGAAATAAATCTTTGACATTGGAAAAGACAAAGTTTAGGAAAAGTAAATATTCTGATATTTTAATAGCtcaataaatatacaaaagTATAAGATATGCATCCCTTTTATAGATATGCCTTGtgaattcagttttagaatgaAATGACCTGTAATGAAccttaaaaaatttgaagaatatgagaATTGGACAGTAATGTTGTgaaaatatattcaacaaaagaACTAAACCTAAAATAAGTAAGAGcatatttttgattttatttataaaagtaaaaataggtACAAAATCAATTCTTTGGAAAGGTGGGGACAAAAAATTTCCTTATCTTTTTCTCCTCCTGTCAATAACATTATCGTCCCCTTTTGTTTTCTTGAGGCTTCTCCTTCCTAAACGTGTCAGACAAAATCTTAGCAGAGACCATGGCTGCCACACTTAGCCTTCTCAAACTTCCAATCTTGCCCTCAAAACCCAAATTCAAGATTTCAATTCCCAGCTGCAAACATTCTCCAGTTACTCTTCTGCCACAACAATGTCATCAAGATTCTTACAACCATCAAAAGTTGCTCCTTCATGAAACCATTGAACAGCTTAAATCAGCTTCTCTTCCTCTTACTGCACTCACATTACCTTTCTTTCTTGATGCCCAGGCATGTTTTTACGTTTTTATTGGGAAAGTTTTgatctttttgtaattttttcttgtCATATTGATGATTTTGAATCTTGGGGTTTTGATGGATTTACAGGATGCATTTGCGGCAGGTGGAGAATTTGGGATTTTTGAGGGGAGGAGTTTTGCTCTGATTCATCCCATTGTTATGAGTGGTTTATTTGTTTACACTTTATATGCTGGTTATCTTGGATGGCAATGGAGGAGAGTTAGGACTATACAAAATGAGATTAATGAGCTCAAGAAGGAAGTTAAACCTGTCGCTGTGACTCCTGAGGGCACCCCTATTGAAAACCCCAAGCCATCCCCTGTTGAAGCTAAAATTCAGCAACTCACTGAGGTCCATTATTTTTTGTATCAGtttaattttgttctttataCCCTTTAAGAATGTATTTAGAGGATCTAGAGAAGTCCTAGGTTGTTCATCCAAACCCCTAGGCAAAATATTATACAGTATATATAAGGAaagtttttacatttttatgtatatatagagattTTGAATACCCTAATTACAAGACTAGAGGTTGACTTAGTGGATATACCTCTGTGTGATCTAATATGACTAACTAGTAGTAATTCTTCGGTAGTTTTTGTTTTATGCGATCTTAATGGCCTATTTTGAATTAACTTTCATTGCAAATATTGTACGTTACAGCAAATGAAGAGATATTTCACAATGTGTTGATGGAATTTATAGTTTTAATCTTGTATTTCCTGTTGATTGAGTTCCTGATGAAGTGACTTGCAGATGTACCACTAAGAAAACTGGTGGTCATGCTTTATCCACTTCCCGAGTTCTGAATGTTTTATACTGCTGCTTTTGAACTTTCAGGAGCGGAAGGAGTTAATCAAAGGTTCATTCAGGGATAGACACTTCAATGCAGGTTCAATATTGCTTGGTTTTGGGGTGTCTGAGGCAATTTTCGGAGGTTTGAATACCTGGCTTAGGACAGGAAAGTTATTTCCagggcctcatttgtttgcaggGGCAGGTAATGTTCATATCTCCTATCAATACATGTATCTACATTAATATAAATGTGTCATATGTTTCATcctattttgtgttttttctcttatttgtgAGTACTAAATGATTGTATCatctttaatttatgtgacaaaAAAGGTACTCCGTAAGACTTTTTCAGAATAGGACACTGTTTAAATATCTTTGTTGTACTTAAACTCAATGTgttatatttttctctcaacTTTAATTCTAAATTACTCCAAACTAGTAACAACTAGGGTAAACAGTTCTACAAATAAAAATCTTATCTTCTATACTTGTATTCAGCTATAGTATaacaacttttatttattgTCACCGCTATGATTTTCGACTTAAATGCTACCTCACAGATTAGAAGTTGGTTGAGACTTGAGAGCTCACTTATGGTTTTGAGGATTATCCATAACTGCATTTCTAGTCCCATGCCTCTTGCATGCACTTTCCTCCTATGGTTTTAGCCTTTAGGCTATAGTTTGCCTTCATTAATCTTAACGTAATACTATTTCGAGATTTTAAGCAactttattcatattaattattactCCATCTAGTATTGTTTTAAGAACtgtaaatatttttggtaaaacaCAAAGAAGTGTAAAATGTAAAAACAATACAAAAGCAACTCGGAAGCAGAACTATTTGTTCGTGAAACGTTATTTGCCTTTTAATTGAGACGGAACAATTATGCCTGGATCATACTTTCATTCCACTTCTAGTTCCTATGTTAATAGGTGTGGGACTAATTCTTTTTCCAAtggcaacaaaaaaaaattcgcTGTATGTGGGCTTTTCAGAGTGTTCTATTGTTGATCATAGTCATAAATTTTCTTGGAGAACTTTGTAATTGCTGCctaaatgtgtttttttattaGGAGAGGGAGCATAGATCTACAATCAGTGGAAATTGGGAGTTGTTGCTCCgaccaaattaaaatattattatagcAGACTCCAATCTCCAAATAATTCCTGTTTACAGAGTTCCTTGAATTTACAGATGACTTGTTAGATATAAAATATTCTCGATCTGTTATCAGTGAGTTTGATTAAGTAACTCAACATTCTTTGAGGTGATCGGGTCCTGCATTTCTGAGCTGCATATGTTACAAGGCTTTAAAGCCTATACACCTTTGTATAGTTTTTACAAGTTCCAAGGGTATAAAATGTTGTAGAACATAATGTTGGTGCAAACTTGCAACCTTATCTGGAATATTAATTTCTAGATCATTAACCGGGTAGCTCTACATGACTTAATTTGTTTCAACTTTCACGGAACAGGTATTACAGTTCTATGGGCAGTAGCAGCAGCTCTTGTACCAGCAATGCAAAAGGGGAACGAAACAGCTAGGAGTCTGCACATAGCTATGAATGCATTAAACGTTATCCTATTTGTTTGGCAAATCCCTACTGGAATTGACATTGTCTTCAAAGTATTCCAATTTACCAACTGGCCTTGAATTGGCTTGAAGTTTGAAGGTCGAGGTGTCTGCATCCTTGTGTGTAAAACATTAACTATAGAAGAGATCCTACTTAGTGTGGCAAAGTTGTTCTACACCAGATGTAATGACCCTTTCAAGGAATtgtctagaaaaaaaaaagaatgattagTTTGGATGTCAAAACTAGTTGTGTAAGTATTGTTATATCAATCAAAATCTACTATGCCTCAATTCACAATTAGTTGGGGTTTACTACATTTAATCTTTTGTATCCATTCAATTCTGTTCTGGTATAAGAGTTCTTTGTAACAATCCTTTGAATTTATATTCCTTAATTTGTTTAAGCTAAAATACTTCATGGGATCAAGATGTAAGAATGGATGGTTGAAAAGAACTTACTATTCTACAACTTAGATGGAAGTACTAGGAAATCAATAAAGATACAGAAAAAGTAAGAGAAAGGACTANNNNNNNNNNNNNNNNNNNNNNNNNNNNNNNNNNNNNNNNNNNNNNNNNNNNNNNNNNNNNNNNNNNNNNNNNNNNNNNNNNNNNNNNNNNNNNNNNNNNNNNNNNNNNNNNNNNNNNNNNNNNNNNNNNNNNNNNNNNNNNNNNNNNNNNNNNNNNNNNNNATTAGGAGAGGGAGCATAGATCTACAATCAGTGGAAATTGGGAGTTGTTGCTCCgaccaaattaaaatattattatagcAGACTCCAATCTCCAAATAATTCCTGTTTACAGAGTTCCTTGAATTTACAGATGACTTGTTAGATATAAAATATTCTCGATCTGTTATCAGTGAGTTTGATTAAGTAACTCAACATTCTTTGAGGTGATCGGGTCCTGCATTTCTGAGCTGCATATGTTACAAGGCTTTAAAGCCTATACACCTTTGTATAGTTTTTACAAGTTCCAAGGGTATAAAATGTTGTAGAACATAATGTTGGTGCAAACTTGCAACCTTATCTGGAATATTAATTTCTAGATCATTAACCGGGTAGCTCTACATGACTTAATTTGTTTCAACTTTCACGGAACAGGTATTACAGTTCTATGGGCAGTAGCAGCAGCTCTTGTACCAGCAATGCAAAAGGGGAACGAAACAGCTAGGAGTCTGCACATAGCTATGAATGCATTAAACGTTATCCTATTTGTTTGGCAAATCCCTACTGGAATTGACATTGTCTTCAAAGTATTCCAATTTACCAACTGGCCTTGAATTGGCTTGAAGTTTGAAGGTCGAGGTGTCTGCATCCTTGTGTGTAAAACATTAACTATAGAAGAGATCCTACTTAGTGTGGCAAAGTTGTTCTACACCAGATGTAATGACCCTTTCAAGGAATtgtctagaaaaaaaaaagaatgattagTTTGGATGTCAAAACTAGTTGTGTAAGTATTGTTATATCAATCAAAATCTACTATGCCTCAATTCACAATTAGTTGGGGTTTACTACATTTAATCTTTTGTATCCATTCAATTCTGTTCTGGTATAAGAGTTCTTTGTAACAATCCTTTGAATTTATATTCCTTAATTTGTTTAAGCTAAAATACTTCATGGGATCAAGATGTAAGAATGGATGGTTGAAAAGAACTTACTATTCTACAACTTAGATGGAAGTACTAGGAAATCAATAAAGATACAGAAAAAGTAAGAGAAAGGACTAATGAAAAGAAGCTGATTTATCTTAGAACCCTATTGAAGCCTCTTGAAAGGGGGAGACAGCATCATATTTCTAGCAAGCAAAGTCAAGACAAAGACAGTTGAAGTGAGTTACACCCCATATCAAAATACCCCTTTTTgttcaacttcaaattcaagaatcTTTATTAGTCCAAAATACAGTAACCTGTTATTCGTTATTGTTCGttgatttttccctttttgCTTTTGATGTCTGTGTTCTTGTAACAAAACTGAATCTTGAGGCAAGGATAAACAATGGGAAGAGGAAGGACCATATATATGCTGTCTATGTATATCATAGATAGTTTGAAACAGAGTCTGCATGATCAACAGTACTGTACAATTTTAGAAGCCgcaattcaaaacattttacttcataTGCATACAATATCTAAGATAGATTCTGCAGGGAATATGAACATTTCACTCTCATCCCCCCTGTCTGTTTTGAAAACGGCTTGTTCTAGACTCAGAACTGTTAAAAATTCTGTTACCCCACCACCAGGGTTGTTTCTGCTGTAAGTTGTTATTAGTTGTCACCGAGTCTTTGAGAAGCCAATCAAAGTGAAAACTTCATTCCACTAACAAAAAAGTATGTGATGTATTCTTGATGAATGCAGACAACAAAGATTTGATACCAAACCTTGTAAATGAACCAGATGCTTTTCTTacttctttttcatctttttatttgTCAGTTTAGGTAACTTTTTGTCCCCGTTTTCCACGGTGAATTCATCAACAATCCTTACTCATACACATGTATAAATTTATGTGTGCAACAAAGAATTGAATAACCAAACTCATTGAAGTTACCTAAACTcgagtttaatttaattagtccAGTGGGGGTTCTCTACTGTGTGGTGTGTTCCTAAAGAATGTCTAACCAACAAAGACCATTTTCATGGTTCCGTTTAGCTCCTTTTGGTCGCCAAACACAACCAACTCCAGCTCCAACTCCACCACCAACCCCTCGGCCAACAGCATTTCGATCTCCTGCTCCACGACCATATAGGCCTCCTGCCCCTCAGCCTCGACCAACCATTCGACCACCTGCTGCCACATCTCCTCCTCCACCTGCTACTCCAATTCGAGCATTTTTCCCTGCACCAAAATCTCCAACACCATCTACTGCCCCTGTCTCTCCAGCCAAATCAATACTTCCTTCATCACCTACATCTCCTGCATTTCTCCCAATTGCTTCCTCTTCCTTCAGCTTAAAAAGCCCTGAAACCAAGACCCCTGCCCCTTATTCCTCTTCATTGACCACTGCTCCACTCCCAAAACCAACAGCACCTCCACCTCCTTCCCCTGCCACCACCACTCTCACTGCTCCTACTACTTCAAGAGTCGTCAAGCCAAGGAACGAATCACCACCAAAATTACACCCCGAAACAAAGCCTCTGTTTCGTCTACCCGGGAAAGAAGCCCCTGGAAATTCTAAGATGAATGAGAAATCTGCTATGGATAACAACAAAGTTAGTAGtactaaatttgaaaaattaccAAGGAGGTTGGTAACACTGATCGGCGAAAACAAAGGGGCAATAATGCTATTGAAACCAAATTCCATCAAGAAATCTTATACTACTACTAGTAATGTATTTGGAGGTAAGTCCCAAACGGTTGGCAAGAAAGAAGAAGGCAATAGTgatcaaaagaagaagaaagaagatgaaAGTGACATGGAAGAATCTACTATGTTCATTAACAGTAATGTACAAGGAGTGAACAACTCGATTTTAGACGAATCGAGTTTCACTGATCATGATCCTGGTTTCCATATCTTCTTCTCAACAGATTAATTATAGATACAATGTGTTCTTGGCGAAACGCAAGCATATGAAGTTCGGGTAACAATAATATATACTATatactatatgatgtttgaGAAATTTTTCCAATtgataataaacaaattaaaatgaggAGGACGTGGATTCTGGATTCACCATGTTTGAGTTGTACTCCACCTTTCATGTAATATATTATCGgcattaatttatgaatttccTTTCAACTTGTTGTTCTGTTTTACAAATATTTGTGTATAGGCTAAGCCTGTTGGACTAGCAAAGTTAGCTCTAATTTGGTTTTATCTTTACTGTATCCGAAAATAAAATACTGGAAAATAAAGTAAGAACCGGAcaaataggaaagaaatataATTACGTAACTTAATCCCTATATACAACGAACAACCAAATATCAGAGCTTACTAATTGACAGAAGTCTATGCACAAACACATGTCATGCATGTACTGATCATCTGGTGTAAACGTATATTTGGAGGTGGGTAAATTTTGTACCTCCTCTAGCGATATAAAACATGTCTCCACGACATCCCCATCTTCCAAGATTTGTAGCACCGAAATTCTTCAAAACGTTCCATATGTATTGATCTACAGAGTTGGGCATTGGAAGGATATCTGCAACATTGCTTCATTTTAGTACAGCAATTTACAAAAGATTATGAACTGTATTTGACTATTTCaaaacatgttatttactaCTTACTAccttctttttatcatgaatATTGACTTTCAAGTAAACTAATTGTGTACATGGCCTGATTGCACATTTAAGAGAAATTATAACGTAATTAAGCATTGAAACCGAGGGGGACACTTATGCCCCGTTTTTGCAATTAAGTGACAGTAATGTAACGGTGCCTGGaccattttaactttttatgcGACAGTGATTCAATTGATGGTTCAATTGAGAAAGACGTGAGGTATAAAATCCTTGGGAAATCTACCAAAGTCCTAAAAAGAATAAAGATATTTTTGCCACTATTATGAGcataaagatattttttgatttttcacttATCCTCAATTTTGGATCAGCCCATTAATAACCCCCCCAGATAGAATTACTCCAGTAGTTTATTGGCCTTTGATTTCAATTACTATATGTTGTTTCTTGTATCAGACTAGtcattaacatattattttgttcctattggttgtttctattattataaattattttttatacactCTATCTTTTCCAAAATtcaatgttatttttgttaaagcACAACGCTCAAGTATTAGTATTGTGACTTTAGATAGTCTTGGAAAACTACTTAGCTAGTAGAAGTCCAAACAAACTAGCACATAATTTAGTCAACTGATTTTTCTATTACTTGGTTGAATGACATATGTAGGGGAGCACCTGTACGCAGTAGtactataaatataatatctACCTTTtgtggtaaaaaaaaaatggaaaaaaaatgagaggatCAAAATAAGAGAAGACCCACGTCAAAGAGGAACAAATGCAAATGCATGTTGAATGAAATACCATGATTCTTTGTATTCAGAGAATCCAAAGCAAAATCTTACTCATAACAGACTGGCAGATGAGAATTGGCTGCAATAAGACATGCCACAACCCGTCAAAATTACAGCCTCTCCACAAAGCTTGATAATATATCATACGCAAAACTGATACTAGATGTGTTTGTTCAATTATCATGATTCATTGCGCGTTATGTGCTTTTAAATaagatggtcactcaactaattaatatattattatttcacaaAGTCGTCTTTCATATAGATTTCAATATTTCTTCAAGAGAATTCAATTCTGCACTATAATATTGATCGGATATTATAACTTAAATCCATTACGTGTTACAGTTGTTTGATAAAAGTCTGAgaaaattaaacttaaatatTTAGACTCATAGTATATTATTTATCGGACTAGGTGCATGATCTTTTTTATTTAGGTGACTTTTACAGTATCAATCTGCATATTGGTTAGATTCTAGTCTGTCTGTGTGAAAGTGCAATTGATAGGTGTGAATGCAGAAGATATTATTAGCACCTACATTAATCCTTTTTGTAATAATATTATGTAAGAGTggaacttttttttctcttatgaTATAGGAGGTGATCAACTTAGGGTCGTTTGGTTAGAGGGATAAATGaggttttaaccaaactaagtcattatataaagccattcaccaaaataatatgttttcctaaaattttacaaaattagtataaacgtattccacagtaacgttttaggatatattttattttttaaaagttgatggcgtcagattgatatacgttactgaaaataacgttttaaaagtaaaacgttacttacagtaacgtatatcaacctaatgctgttagtttttaaaaaataaaatatcccTAAAACGTTAtcgtgaaatacgtttatactagttttgtaaaattttagaaaaatgtattactttggtaaattattttatataatgacttagtttAGTTAAAAATTTGGGATAAATTAAATAGTCCTTGGATAAAAATCTGGCGTCTTGTTTGATTATCAAGTCTGAAATAACTTATCTCATCATTTATACCATAGCGGTAGGATAAGTTATCACATATACATGGTGGGATAACTTGTTCCCGACCAAACTACCCCTGTTTATCTccattttccttctcttttgTACAGTATGATACTATCAAGGGTCCGCCTAATTAGTATTCCgacataaagaaaaagaaaaaggtatcAAAGTAAAGATTCCAAAATGGAAGTCTATCTTAATTCTTACATATTGCAATAATGCAAAAGGTAGCAGCTTGGCGATTTGTTAGTTCAAGGAAAATAATTGATGAAAAACTAGAATTTTAGTAAGAATAATTGTGTATATGAATTACTATTTCTTTCGAAATATCTAGGTAAAGTGCAACAATTATTTGCATCATTGCTTTTTTTATGAAACAAGGACTTAAACATATGCATGCACTGCTAGATGATTGTCATGGCATTCTTGGATTAGTATTAGCTTCTGCCCATTGCCTAACTCATATTGTGGTCGGGTTTATCATGTGAAAAATACCTTACAAATAGAAgccaaatgacatgacaagtGAATCAATTTGTGGGATGTTCTCTCTCTTATTTGCCATTTGCTTCTACAAGTTGATGAAAATTAGTTATTATGAGCAATGACACATACCAATAATATAGGTAGATGTACAAAATcctatcaaaattttaaaaagatagtCGCGTAATCATGAAGAATTCGAAGTGGATtacattagaaatcatttatcTTTAATAGGTTTAATATTTAGGTTTTTAATACGAACTTATTACATCTTTGATCATACGTTCAAGAAGTGATTAATTTGTTGCACCTAACATCTTGACTCAAAGTCTTGAGCCACGTAAAATTGATCCCAACGCTAAAAGACGTTGAATAGAGTCAATTAAAAGGGAAAGGCAGACTCATTCTTTATAATTATACGAAGATGTGATCCATTTCGCCACAAATCTCTATCTATTTGGTACTTGTGGACTGTATCGAAGAAGTCACAGAGATATATAGAGATGGAACTTGCGTAGTTTTTTTGTACAGAAACATGCAATAATATATGACATACAATATAATCTTACAAAGAAAGGTCCCTCTATTTAGCCTTATACATTTGTCAAGTAGTTCAACCTTGTACCTAATTGGTCCCCCTTAATTCCCCCACCCTCCACAACGCCACttattagttatttatttatctgCCCATTAAGAATCCACTCCACATATTTCAACTTCAATCAATTTCCCATAGCCAACTTCCCAAACAACAAATGAAGGTATACGATTTAATTTAATCATCTATAGCTCGCCggtcttttctttttcttgttaattaaaaaaaaaatgcatttatTGTCTTTCAAATTGTTGTGACAAAGCTCTAaactctcttcttctttttgttggaCGCGGGTGTAGATCTTCAGTTGGGTTCACCGTAAACTTAATCAGAAAGGTGAAGCTATTCGATCctccttttatttaattttttggctAATTAGTACTccccgtttaaaaaagaatgacctttctttttttggtaataacttttcacgtggcatgtttTAGA comes from Solanum pennellii chromosome 1, SPENNV200 and encodes:
- the LOC107012689 gene encoding extensin yields the protein MSNQQRPFSWFRLAPFGRQTQPTPAPTPPPTPRPTAFRSPAPRPYRPPAPQPRPTIRPPAATSPPPPATPIRAFFPAPKSPTPSTAPVSPAKSILPSSPTSPAFLPIASSSFSLKSPETKTPAPYSSSLTTAPLPKPTAPPPPSPATTTLTAPTTSRVVKPRNESPPKLHPETKPLFRLPGKEAPGNSKMNEKSAMDNNKVSSTKFEKLPRRLVTLIGENKGAIMLLKPNSIKKSYTTTSNVFGGKSQTVGKKEEGNSDQKKKKEDESDMEESTMFINSNVQGVNNSILDESSFTDHDPGFHIFFSTD
- the LOC107008019 gene encoding uncharacterized protein LOC107008019 — encoded protein: MAATLSLLKLPILPSKPKFKISIPSCKHSPVTLLPQQCHQDSYNHQKLLLHETIEQLKSASLPLTALTLPFFLDAQDAFAAGGEFGIFEGRSFALIHPIVMSGLFVYTLYAGYLGWQWRRVRTIQNEINELKKEVKPVAVTPEGTPIENPKPSPVEAKIQQLTEERKELIKGSFRDRHFNAGSILLGFGVSEAIFGGLNTWLRTGKLFPGPHLFAGAGITVLWAVAAALVPAMQKGNETARSLHIAMNALNVILFVWQIPTGIDIVFKVFQFTNWP